A genomic segment from Amygdalobacter nucleatus encodes:
- a CDS encoding N-6 DNA methylase, whose translation MSENERTDLLDELSPDIPSLRPEHLISILWNQQTKGDFDLIFDSTMTSIANDNLEIFSTQTTEKTKIPLFEKLTPYVTDEAQRAPFARALVDKLVNFSFESAFNEHYDFFAAIFEYLIKDYNTAGGVKYAEYYTPHAIATIMARLLVGDNTDLHDIEVYDPSAGFRIIIMTVANSSVKSNVLKLLPKLKTEETDGLCVA comes from the coding sequence ATGAGTGAAAATGAAAGAACAGATCTTTTGGATGAACTATCACCGGATATTCCTAGTTTACGACCTGAACATCTCATTTCAATTCTGTGGAATCAACAGACAAAAGGTGATTTTGATCTTATTTTTGATTCAACAATGACATCTATCGCCAACGATAACTTAGAAATTTTCTCTACACAAACTACCGAGAAAACAAAAATACCGCTATTTGAAAAGCTCACTCCATACGTTACTGATGAGGCTCAGCGTGCACCGTTTGCACGTGCCCTTGTTGACAAACTTGTTAACTTCTCTTTTGAATCAGCATTTAACGAGCATTATGACTTTTTTGCTGCGATTTTTGAATATCTCATCAAAGACTACAATACTGCAGGCGGCGTTAAATACGCAGAGTACTATACACCACACGCTATAGCTACCATCATGGCCAGGCTACTAGTCGGAGATAATACCGATCTGCATGACATCGAAGTATATGATCCCTCCGCAGGGTTTCGTATCATAATAATGACAGTGGCAAATAGTTCAGTAAAATCAAATGTTTTGAAGCTTCTACCAAAGTTAAAAACTGAAGAAACTGATGGTTTATGTGTTGCTTAG
- a CDS encoding HsdR family type I site-specific deoxyribonuclease — protein MRYGYVVDFANIKDNFDATNQAYLHELNRFNNPEETGDIGGKNLIESVIEDPQALLNGVYKARQVLFNFDLNNAEIFSTQISSIDDKDHLIEIRKSLLSIREAFNIARTFGDDELKTQMEQLNIEKLPVMLSEVEHAISNINQKEAFSTSDETRHIINEAMLDIEFKFRLKGTPEEMKIATGAEQELKEKWQRTIQAFTTNIDQDDPTYITLREAFMQRFREHGFIIDDLADYDSEAKALDDIYEKLLVLKKQNNALRTKYNGDVKFVRVHKRIKEENASRHQEGKSDIVAPYDEQIVIFLSNIKNSIDDKVYDKSDILKKDAYFEKTVMTQITSSLNKLNFSTDHNDRLFIQRQISRQYMNQYNDTYAAV, from the coding sequence ATGCGCTACGGTTATGTTGTTGATTTTGCTAATATTAAAGATAATTTTGATGCAACCAATCAAGCCTATCTGCACGAACTTAATAGATTCAACAATCCCGAAGAAACTGGTGATATAGGCGGTAAAAATTTAATTGAATCTGTTATTGAAGATCCTCAAGCTTTACTTAATGGCGTTTACAAAGCCCGACAGGTTTTATTTAATTTCGATTTGAATAATGCTGAAATTTTTTCTACACAGATTTCATCTATAGATGATAAAGATCATCTCATAGAGATTCGTAAATCTTTGCTGTCAATACGTGAAGCTTTTAACATTGCCAGAACTTTTGGAGACGATGAGCTAAAAACTCAAATGGAACAACTTAATATAGAAAAGTTACCGGTGATGCTATCCGAAGTGGAACATGCCATTTCTAATATTAATCAAAAAGAAGCCTTTTCAACTTCTGATGAAACTCGCCATATAATTAATGAAGCTATGCTGGATATTGAATTCAAATTCAGACTAAAAGGCACACCAGAGGAGATGAAAATAGCCACTGGTGCAGAACAGGAACTAAAAGAAAAATGGCAAAGAACTATTCAAGCCTTTACTACTAACATTGATCAGGATGATCCTACTTATATAACATTACGAGAAGCTTTTATGCAACGCTTTAGAGAACATGGTTTTATTATTGATGATTTAGCTGACTATGATTCAGAAGCAAAAGCCTTGGATGACATATATGAAAAATTGCTCGTCCTAAAAAAGCAAAACAATGCCCTTAGAACTAAATATAACGGTGATGTTAAGTTTGTGCGTGTACACAAACGAATAAAAGAAGAAAATGCTAGTCGTCACCAAGAAGGTAAATCTGATATTGTTGCACCATACGATGAGCAAATCGTAATATTTCTTTCAAACATAAAAAATAGCATCGATGATAAAGTCTATGACAAAAGTGACATCCTGAAAAAAGATGCTTATTTTGAAAAAACCGTTATGACGCAAATAACATCAAGTTTAAATAAATTGAATTTCAGCACAGATCATAACGATCGTCTGTTTATTCAAAGACAAATTTCGCGGCAATATATGAACCAATACAATGATACATATGCTGCTGTTTAA
- a CDS encoding cation:proton antiporter yields MLLSISLILIVGMSMGWICQKIKLPSLLGMLAVGIILGPYMLHLLDSSILGISAELRKIALIIILTRAGLGLDISGLKKLGRPAVLMCFVPASFELVGMILLAPKFMGLSVLEAAIMGAVLAAVSPAVVVPRMVRLMDKGYGVKEGIPQLILAGASVDDVYVIVLFSTFIGMMQGDGVSLISFVNIPVSIFLGIVIGLWIGFLLAYFFKKIHIRDTSKVLIILSISLLLVVLEDKLTTAITFSALIAIMFIGVGLQKKREVVAKRLSVKYGKLWVAAEIFLFVLVGATVNIGYLGKVGVKALIVIIGALMFRMLGVFICLLGTNIKGKERLFIMMAYTPKATVQAAIGGVPLALGFACGDAVLTVAVLAIVLTAPLGAFAIDISYKKMLQRNSGVN; encoded by the coding sequence ATGTTGTTAAGTATTTCATTAATTCTTATCGTTGGTATGTCTATGGGCTGGATATGTCAGAAAATCAAACTGCCAAGTTTGCTCGGAATGCTGGCTGTTGGTATTATTCTGGGACCATATATGCTTCATTTATTGGACAGTAGCATTCTTGGAATATCGGCAGAGCTTCGAAAAATTGCACTTATTATTATTCTTACAAGAGCAGGTTTGGGTTTAGATATTTCAGGTCTTAAAAAACTTGGAAGGCCTGCTGTTTTAATGTGTTTTGTTCCTGCATCTTTTGAACTGGTAGGAATGATTCTGCTTGCACCAAAGTTTATGGGACTATCAGTCTTGGAAGCAGCTATTATGGGAGCTGTTCTTGCTGCGGTTTCTCCAGCAGTTGTAGTTCCAAGAATGGTCAGACTAATGGATAAGGGGTACGGAGTAAAAGAAGGAATCCCACAACTAATTCTTGCTGGTGCGTCAGTTGATGATGTCTATGTAATTGTTTTGTTTTCTACTTTTATTGGAATGATGCAAGGAGACGGGGTCTCGTTAATCAGTTTCGTTAATATTCCTGTTTCAATATTCTTGGGAATTGTAATAGGATTGTGGATTGGATTTCTGCTGGCATATTTCTTTAAGAAGATACATATCAGAGATACTTCAAAAGTGCTTATTATTCTTAGCATTTCATTACTGCTTGTGGTACTTGAAGATAAATTAACTACAGCAATCACATTTTCTGCCCTAATAGCAATTATGTTTATTGGAGTAGGATTACAAAAGAAAAGAGAAGTTGTTGCCAAAAGGCTTTCTGTAAAATATGGGAAATTATGGGTTGCTGCGGAAATATTCTTATTTGTATTGGTTGGTGCAACAGTCAATATTGGATATCTTGGAAAGGTTGGAGTAAAAGCGCTTATAGTGATAATAGGTGCATTGATGTTTAGAATGTTAGGTGTATTTATATGTCTGTTAGGTACGAACATCAAGGGAAAAGAAAGATTATTTATTATGATGGCATATACACCCAAAGCAACTGTGCAGGCCGCCATAGGAGGAGTACCGCTTGCTCTTGGATTTGCATGTGGTGATGCAGTGCTTACAGTGGCAGTACTTGCTATAGTACTTACTGCTCCACTTGGTGCGTTTGCAATAGATATATCATATAAAAAAATGTTGCAGAGAAATAGTGGGGTTAATTAG
- a CDS encoding DEAD/DEAH box helicase family protein, with product MDFDHPENNVYHCTGEFTCKNGQDEFRPDITLFINGLPLAFVEVKKPHNIGGMVAESKRMNQQRFPNRKFRRFINITQLMIFSNNMEYDAEGGITPIQGVFYCTGTRENTKFSTFREDNPHGDKVAPYNADYPYEAINLDVEKRILTDFNVQVIHTTPEYQTNKDTYSPTNRVLTSMCSPERLLFLLHYGIAYVHIEKEVDGKTEVTDQKHIMRYQQMFAALAVRETIHKGIKSGVIWHTQGSGKTALAYHLNDVLTDYFAKHNKVAKFYFIVDRLDLLEQASDEFKARGLEVKTTNTRSELMAQFRTTQSLEGNSGNREITVVNIQRFAEDQTKVDLSGYATNLQRIFIVDEAHCGYNPAGSFLANLFDADKDSIKLALTGTPLLKKERASWKVFGNYIHTYYYDKSIQDGYTLKIIREDIETAYRDKLSEIYDSIEHLVQKKEVPKAEIVEHDKYVKELLQYIITGFNRFRIKEGDQTLGAMIICETSTQARKMFSYFDEIQSELSKTLSCNSSLRAGLILFDSDDKETRKQTVKDFKKNMTVDILIVFNMLLTGFDAPRLKRLYLGRRLKDNNLLQALTRVNRPYKGYALRLCC from the coding sequence ATTGATTTTGATCATCCGGAAAACAATGTCTACCACTGCACTGGAGAATTCACATGTAAAAATGGCCAAGATGAATTTAGACCGGATATTACTTTATTTATTAACGGGCTACCTCTTGCATTTGTTGAGGTTAAGAAACCACATAATATCGGTGGTATGGTTGCTGAATCTAAGCGCATGAATCAGCAACGTTTCCCTAACCGTAAATTCCGTAGGTTTATAAACATAACTCAGCTGATGATATTTTCAAACAATATGGAATATGACGCTGAAGGTGGTATAACACCTATTCAAGGTGTATTTTATTGCACCGGTACAAGAGAAAACACTAAATTTTCAACGTTTAGAGAAGATAATCCTCATGGTGATAAGGTAGCACCATATAACGCAGATTACCCGTATGAGGCAATAAATCTTGATGTTGAAAAACGTATACTCACTGATTTTAATGTGCAAGTTATTCATACTACTCCAGAATATCAGACGAATAAAGATACCTACAGTCCAACTAACCGTGTACTAACTTCTATGTGCTCTCCTGAGCGTCTCTTATTTTTGCTTCACTATGGCATAGCATATGTACATATCGAAAAAGAGGTAGACGGCAAAACCGAAGTAACTGATCAAAAACACATCATGAGATATCAACAAATGTTTGCAGCACTTGCAGTCCGCGAAACTATACATAAAGGAATAAAATCTGGTGTTATTTGGCATACACAAGGTAGCGGTAAAACTGCCCTAGCATATCATCTCAATGACGTATTGACGGATTATTTTGCTAAACATAATAAGGTAGCTAAGTTTTATTTTATTGTGGATAGACTAGATTTACTTGAACAAGCCAGCGATGAATTTAAAGCACGAGGGCTTGAAGTCAAAACAACAAATACTCGCTCAGAATTGATGGCTCAATTTCGTACCACACAATCGCTTGAAGGTAATTCAGGCAACCGTGAAATAACTGTTGTTAATATTCAACGCTTCGCTGAAGATCAAACAAAGGTAGATCTATCAGGATATGCCACTAATTTACAACGTATCTTTATTGTAGATGAAGCCCATTGTGGATATAACCCGGCCGGTAGTTTTTTAGCAAATCTATTTGATGCCGATAAAGATTCTATAAAGCTTGCTTTAACTGGAACGCCTTTGCTAAAAAAAGAGCGGGCTTCATGGAAAGTTTTCGGTAATTACATTCACACTTATTACTACGATAAGTCAATTCAAGATGGATATACGCTAAAAATCATACGTGAAGATATAGAAACCGCTTATCGTGATAAGCTATCTGAAATTTACGATTCTATTGAGCACCTTGTTCAGAAAAAAGAAGTACCAAAGGCAGAAATAGTTGAACACGACAAATATGTAAAAGAATTATTGCAGTACATTATCACGGGTTTTAATCGTTTTCGCATTAAAGAAGGAGATCAGACTCTAGGTGCAATGATTATCTGTGAAACAAGCACTCAAGCTAGAAAAATGTTCAGTTATTTTGATGAGATCCAAAGCGAACTAAGTAAGACACTGTCTTGCAATTCCAGCTTGCGAGCAGGATTAATTTTATTTGATTCCGACGATAAGGAAACCCGCAAACAAACAGTTAAAGATTTCAAAAAGAATATGACTGTTGATATTTTAATTGTTTTTAATATGCTGCTAACAGGTTTTGATGCCCCACGTTTAAAAAGGCTTTATCTAGGACGCCGCCTAAAAGACAATAATTTACTGCAGGCATTAACCAGAGTAAACAGGCCATATAAAGGATATGCGCTACGGTTATGTTGTTGA
- a CDS encoding helix-turn-helix domain-containing protein, whose translation MIIKYNKLWKILIDKNMNKVQLKEKACISSNSIAKLGKNETVRMDVLMKIAIALDCKVEDLFETVAENREDNKEK comes from the coding sequence ATGATAATTAAATACAACAAATTGTGGAAAATCTTGATTGATAAAAATATGAACAAAGTACAGCTTAAAGAAAAAGCCTGTATCAGTAGCAATTCAATCGCTAAATTGGGCAAAAATGAAACGGTACGTATGGACGTGCTCATGAAAATAGCAATTGCACTTGACTGTAAGGTGGAGGACTTGTTTGAGACTGTGGCTGAGAATAGGGAAGATAATAAAGAAAAGTAA
- a CDS encoding UvrD-helicase domain-containing protein, translated as MSEQLNSIVKWRLQQLELNAEQYKAVTLPKGNIVVSAAAGSGKTYTMTERIMCRVLAKETTLAKLLILTFTEKASENMQTALLDKIAQIRQAFLEMPLSERESLGLDVCQTAETTLSQATSELAFAQISTIHAFCKQLIADAADLADGGIALQANEIKQAKIADEKVSDTLLEQACQRVLDYVLQVINTNAMLDWGQFSQNLTNILPDELSETTFTEQANNEFKQLCLQMNLQGENFKQTWLLLLAQLRATKDLTNLISVLKSTYKQFRSYPDYMQKLEDAAVYAYKRAENLQLAPEYSYFLKELEQAFTYFNVKADYLRTHLPGACFVKKAASPDERTEVTNYLIYLISEIQSHLAPLLAQFNSLANVKQRFSKGERAAVDLELEPDTQVYDIYKQVVAFGQSLAVPPELADKKGSKPFKFNARTAADATETLLREQYIKFVGPILQLIAPQIKIISQTEINKFSNIQPNLLNFDLGQETYLAKEQQQKNMLWVELLLALDGAYANLKKEKQVADFSDLEQTAYTLLKTKKVSDYCKEHYQEIYVDEYQDTSNIQEAILQKLAKDNLFVVGDIKQSIYAFRNAKLANFQSKVNLAKQIGSTATDSPIWTLVNFNTNYRSLPGILTFCNEIFQALFQPELFSFDYIKDAHYFQAAPKFAKQKLAPEPVVKITSCKSDIAPDNIDELQTLLASELSDKDALLSADLNAKTCEPYLIASEIKQILSEPTQLEGKSIAVLARSHSTLAKVAQALAESKLPYTLAKGKNDDTEQTTSAPTVAALELYFLVKALTNASDDETITSYLTATYVLAPLSLAEIAEIKAALEDYSQFALKHASSLSEEQVSLLKNLHYLPYHQVLDLYLAAIQFKASKLSEFLAEQIPDFLVDYAKFTQPELASKLELDLEQLYRWQDLFNELGFNAAWQTIFSEIKLKQLALNSDMLAEQASALLALRRLVKQTNKLYTYPTLANLLTAMPTASAIMLEADMPKLGTSVNLLTFHAAKGLEFDYVFIAGLDYQLKFRTNEINYADTLGFVLKDSVANGLVQYVSMSELALKIAEREAIYAEELRLLYVAFSRAKGKLYLYVNELTNNLASDEASNRASDDACATTMTLAGNGSGYMVDDGANALPVERANYGADDSASAGAGYRASKLQLAEIYQAKTYADLLNLAWQFRTYNVSLNSKNGASYYELENLTSETWLLTLAKIYLPLAKYTNIADKYAQIKLEANAETTDEEAKEENKEEVENLTAEYRDLVLKEPNVLKQAKLLSETAICKVDNKRNSGEKQAETPLYWDITTQTILATQVKNLLTNLNKLKANDLKAARPNSMLASSLAGTDLSASLPEPERLQLQVNANRLVEVELASALTPYNTKYSVSEIKHLVAPKAKLTKLKQADAKKPKSEPAETENLPLSAAKSAKIVTEFANLCDSASTMLNSPSMKQAAQIAELTFTATDRGTLIHRFLQFVDLNSLATLIHEQGNGGKNAVQSLISLLTKQLDNLVDSNIIPRAAKEIVLDVMPKLAAIYLESAETGQFRSLYEDLAIALQKETKAIYREFPFVMQWPLVKFVDYFPELISKGLADQLHNMDQAQGLDLEISVQGVIDLWWRTDKEIYLVDYKTDILSKAAQTDRANLEKFFLNHYKVPMQLYALALKQGLNLSEEEVKVHLHVYIYSVQAGTYVELKLW; from the coding sequence ATGAGTGAACAGCTGAATTCAATTGTGAAATGGCGCTTACAGCAACTAGAACTAAATGCTGAACAATATAAGGCTGTCACTTTACCTAAAGGCAATATTGTCGTTTCGGCAGCTGCTGGTTCTGGCAAAACTTACACGATGACAGAAAGAATCATGTGCCGAGTTTTAGCTAAAGAAACTACTTTAGCCAAATTGCTGATCTTGACTTTTACAGAAAAAGCCAGTGAAAACATGCAGACAGCCTTGCTAGACAAAATTGCTCAAATTAGGCAAGCTTTCTTAGAAATGCCTCTTTCTGAACGTGAGAGTTTGGGCTTAGATGTTTGTCAGACGGCTGAGACTACTTTGAGTCAAGCGACAAGTGAACTAGCTTTTGCCCAAATTTCAACCATTCACGCCTTTTGTAAGCAATTAATTGCTGATGCAGCTGATTTAGCAGATGGTGGGATTGCCTTGCAGGCCAATGAAATTAAGCAGGCAAAGATTGCCGATGAGAAAGTGAGCGACACGTTGTTGGAGCAAGCTTGTCAAAGAGTGTTAGATTACGTGCTACAAGTCATCAACACCAATGCCATGCTTGATTGGGGCCAATTTAGTCAGAATTTGACGAATATTTTGCCTGATGAGCTTTCAGAGACGACTTTTACGGAGCAGGCTAACAATGAATTTAAGCAACTATGTCTGCAGATGAATTTACAAGGCGAGAATTTCAAGCAAACGTGGCTTTTGCTATTAGCTCAGCTTCGGGCCACTAAAGATTTGACGAACCTAATTTCAGTTCTAAAATCAACCTACAAACAGTTTAGAAGCTATCCAGACTACATGCAAAAACTAGAGGACGCAGCCGTCTATGCTTATAAGCGAGCGGAAAATTTGCAATTAGCCCCGGAATATAGCTATTTCTTAAAGGAACTTGAGCAAGCTTTTACTTATTTTAATGTAAAGGCAGATTATTTAAGGACGCATTTACCGGGCGCTTGTTTTGTGAAGAAAGCAGCTAGCCCTGATGAGAGAACAGAAGTGACTAATTATTTGATCTATCTAATTAGTGAAATTCAAAGCCATTTAGCCCCGCTTTTAGCCCAATTTAATAGCTTAGCTAATGTTAAACAGCGCTTCAGCAAAGGTGAAAGGGCAGCGGTAGACTTAGAACTTGAGCCAGATACGCAAGTTTATGACATATACAAACAAGTTGTTGCCTTTGGTCAAAGCTTAGCCGTGCCGCCTGAACTTGCCGACAAGAAAGGGTCGAAACCGTTCAAATTTAACGCACGAACAGCTGCTGATGCAACTGAAACATTGCTCCGCGAGCAATATATTAAGTTTGTCGGACCAATTTTACAGTTAATTGCGCCACAAATTAAAATTATCAGCCAAACCGAAATCAACAAATTCAGCAATATTCAGCCGAACCTGCTCAATTTCGATTTAGGCCAAGAAACATATTTAGCCAAAGAACAGCAGCAAAAAAATATGCTGTGGGTAGAATTGTTGCTAGCTCTGGATGGCGCTTATGCGAACTTGAAAAAAGAAAAACAGGTAGCGGATTTTTCAGACTTAGAGCAGACGGCCTATACTTTGCTGAAAACTAAGAAAGTTAGCGATTATTGTAAAGAGCATTATCAGGAAATATATGTCGATGAATATCAAGACACGTCCAATATTCAAGAGGCGATTTTGCAAAAATTGGCCAAAGACAATTTGTTCGTTGTCGGCGATATCAAGCAGAGTATCTATGCGTTTAGAAACGCTAAACTCGCAAACTTTCAGAGCAAGGTCAATTTAGCCAAACAGATAGGTTCGACTGCAACAGATTCGCCTATCTGGACTTTAGTTAATTTCAATACTAACTATCGTTCATTGCCTGGTATCTTGACATTTTGTAACGAGATTTTCCAGGCGCTCTTTCAACCTGAACTTTTTAGCTTTGATTACATCAAAGATGCACATTACTTTCAAGCTGCGCCCAAATTTGCCAAGCAAAAATTAGCACCTGAGCCAGTTGTGAAAATTACTAGTTGTAAGAGTGATATAGCACCTGACAATATTGATGAATTACAGACACTTTTAGCCTCAGAATTAAGTGACAAGGACGCGTTATTAAGTGCTGACTTAAACGCCAAAACTTGTGAGCCGTATCTGATCGCTAGTGAAATTAAACAAATTTTAAGTGAGCCTACGCAACTTGAAGGGAAAAGCATCGCTGTTTTAGCACGCTCACACAGCACTTTAGCCAAAGTTGCACAGGCCTTGGCTGAGAGCAAGTTGCCGTATACGTTAGCTAAAGGCAAAAATGATGATACTGAACAAACGACAAGTGCGCCGACAGTGGCAGCCTTGGAATTGTATTTCCTGGTTAAGGCTTTGACGAATGCTTCTGACGATGAAACAATTACGAGCTATTTAACTGCAACTTATGTCCTGGCACCTTTGAGCTTAGCCGAGATAGCGGAAATTAAGGCAGCGTTAGAAGATTACAGCCAATTTGCCCTCAAGCATGCTAGTAGTTTGAGTGAAGAACAGGTGAGTTTACTCAAAAATTTGCATTATTTGCCATATCATCAGGTGTTGGATCTATACCTGGCGGCCATACAGTTTAAGGCAAGCAAGTTAAGTGAATTTTTGGCAGAACAAATACCTGACTTTTTGGTTGACTATGCGAAGTTTACCCAGCCTGAACTTGCCAGCAAATTAGAGCTTGATTTGGAGCAGCTTTATAGGTGGCAGGATTTATTTAATGAACTTGGCTTCAATGCAGCTTGGCAAACGATTTTTAGTGAGATCAAGCTGAAACAGCTAGCCCTTAACTCTGATATGCTCGCTGAACAGGCAAGTGCTTTATTAGCTTTACGCCGCCTAGTGAAGCAGACTAATAAGCTGTACACTTATCCAACCTTGGCTAATCTTTTGACTGCTATGCCAACTGCAAGTGCCATCATGTTGGAAGCTGACATGCCTAAGCTTGGAACTAGTGTGAATTTGTTGACGTTCCATGCTGCAAAAGGTTTGGAATTTGACTATGTTTTCATAGCGGGATTAGATTACCAGCTTAAATTTAGGACCAATGAGATTAACTATGCCGATACTTTGGGCTTTGTGCTGAAAGATAGTGTCGCAAATGGCCTTGTGCAATATGTGAGTATGAGCGAACTTGCACTAAAAATTGCTGAGCGAGAGGCGATATACGCCGAAGAACTCAGATTGCTCTATGTGGCTTTCAGCCGCGCTAAAGGCAAATTGTATCTTTACGTGAATGAGCTGACTAATAATTTGGCTAGCGACGAGGCTAGCAACAGGGCTAGTGATGATGCTTGTGCCACGACTATGACTTTAGCGGGTAATGGCTCTGGTTACATGGTTGATGATGGCGCTAATGCTTTGCCTGTAGAGAGAGCTAATTACGGCGCTGATGATAGCGCTAGTGCGGGCGCTGGTTACCGGGCGTCTAAATTGCAATTAGCTGAAATTTATCAGGCTAAAACTTATGCTGATTTACTTAACTTGGCTTGGCAATTTCGCACTTATAATGTGAGTCTAAATTCTAAAAATGGAGCTAGTTATTATGAATTAGAGAATTTGACGAGCGAAACTTGGCTTCTGACGCTTGCTAAAATTTATTTGCCGCTAGCTAAATACACCAACATTGCTGATAAATACGCCCAAATTAAGTTGGAAGCAAACGCAGAAACGACTGATGAAGAAGCTAAAGAAGAAAATAAAGAGGAAGTTGAGAATCTGACGGCCGAATATAGAGATTTGGTGCTAAAAGAACCAAATGTCTTAAAACAGGCCAAACTGCTAAGTGAAACAGCCATCTGTAAAGTGGACAACAAACGAAATTCAGGCGAAAAACAGGCAGAAACGCCACTTTACTGGGATATTACGACGCAAACAATTTTAGCGACGCAGGTCAAAAACTTGCTGACCAATTTGAACAAGTTGAAGGCAAACGACCTAAAAGCAGCTCGTCCAAATTCTATGTTAGCTTCTAGTTTGGCAGGCACGGATTTAAGTGCAAGCTTGCCAGAACCTGAGAGATTACAATTACAAGTTAATGCTAATAGGCTAGTTGAGGTGGAATTGGCGAGTGCATTAACACCTTATAATACGAAATACAGTGTCAGTGAGATTAAACACTTAGTTGCACCTAAAGCTAAATTAACCAAACTAAAACAAGCTGATGCCAAAAAGCCTAAATCTGAGCCAGCGGAAACTGAAAATTTGCCTTTAAGCGCAGCTAAAAGCGCTAAAATTGTGACGGAATTTGCCAATTTGTGCGATTCTGCTTCAACAATGCTTAATAGCCCTTCCATGAAGCAAGCTGCTCAAATAGCTGAACTGACTTTCACAGCTACCGACAGAGGCACCCTGATCCACCGCTTCTTACAGTTTGTAGATTTGAATAGCTTAGCGACATTAATTCACGAACAAGGAAATGGCGGCAAAAACGCTGTACAGAGCTTAATTTCGCTTTTGACGAAGCAACTAGACAACTTAGTAGACTCAAACATTATCCCTAGGGCTGCCAAAGAAATTGTGCTTGACGTTATGCCTAAATTGGCGGCTATTTATTTAGAGTCAGCTGAAACTGGGCAATTTAGGTCACTATATGAGGACTTGGCGATTGCACTCCAAAAGGAAACTAAGGCGATTTATCGTGAGTTCCCGTTTGTTATGCAATGGCCCCTTGTTAAATTCGTTGATTACTTCCCAGAGCTTATTTCTAAGGGGCTAGCCGACCAATTGCACAATATGGATCAGGCGCAGGGGCTAGATTTGGAGATAAGCGTGCAAGGTGTGATTGATCTTTGGTGGCGGACTGATAAAGAGATTTATCTAGTTGACTACAAGACTGATATTTTGAGTAAGGCAGCTCAAACTGATCGGGCCAATTTAGAGAAGTTCTTCTTGAACCATTACAAGGTGCCGATGCAATTGTATGCTTTGGCCTTGAAACAGGGCTTGAACTTATCCGAGGAAGAAGTTAAAGTGCATCTGCATGTTTACATTTACTCCGTGCAGGCAGGGACTTATGTGGAGCTGAAGCTATGGTAG
- a CDS encoding CD1845 family protein: MVIGFLFSPYGLPMIGATVIAFIELINEKIKAV, translated from the coding sequence TTGGTCATCGGTTTTCTATTTAGTCCTTATGGGCTTCCGATGATAGGAGCAACTGTGATAGCATTTATTGAATTGATAAATGAGAAGATTAAAGCGGTGTAG